A window of Oncorhynchus tshawytscha isolate Ot180627B linkage group LG10, Otsh_v2.0, whole genome shotgun sequence contains these coding sequences:
- the adipoqb gene encoding adiponectin, whose amino-acid sequence MKLLWSLLLLGLLLAGSFSVAQEEDGGEAEEPSEDAAVEDEEAAADNEEAAVEVEEPEGPGTEAGMTDDRQPCAMWMGGVPGTPGHSGHLGRDGRDGHDGPRGEKGDTGEPGEKGEPGEKGDNGTPGPRGFPGNPGLKGAQGESALLYHSSFSVGLTDPVPATNVPIRFNKFFHNEQHHYDDVSGKFHCLLPGVYFFTYHLTVYTKDARVSLFKNDKPVMFTYDQYHEGNVDQASGALILRLQSGDEVWLQIYGDEDFGGVYADNTNDSTFSGFLLYPDMGELEERRRRSVGVSRH is encoded by the exons ATGAAGCTACTGTGGAGCCTGCTGCTGCTGGGCCTGCTGCTGGCTGGGAGCTTTAGCGTGGCTcaggaggaagatggaggagaggcagaggaaccATCCGAGGATGCAGCTGTAGAAGATGAAGAGGCAGCTGCAGATAATGAGGAGGCGGCGGTGGAGGTGGAAGAGCCTGAGGGTCCTGGGACAGAAGCCGGCATGACTGACGACCGGCAGCCTTGTGCCATGTGGATGGGAGGAGTGCCAGGCACTCCAGGGCACAGTGGGCACCTAGGGAGAGACGGTAGAGACGGGCACGACGGCCCACGAGGTGAGAAAGGAGATACAG GTGAACCAGGTGAGAAGGGAGAGCCTGGCGAAAAGGGCGACAACGGCACTCCGGGACCTCGCGGTTTCCCGGGCAACCCCGGTCTGAAGGGGGCACAGGGTGAGAGCGCCCTGTTGTATCATTCCTCCTTCAGCGTGGGCCTCACAGATCCCGTCCCCGCCACCAACGTGCCCATCCGTTTCAATAAATTCTTCCACAACGAGCAGCACCACTACGATGACGTGAGCGGAAAGTTCCATTGCCTCCTCCCCGGGGTCTACTTCTTCACATACCACCTCACAGTCTACACCAAAGATGCTCGGGTGAGCCTGTTCAAGAACGACAAGCCCGTCATGTTCACCTATGACCAGTACCACGAGGGCAACGTGGACCAGGCCTCGGGGGCCCTCATACTGAGGCTGCAGTCTGGGGACGAGGTTTGGCTGCAGATCTACGGAGATGAGGATTTTGGGGGGGTGTATGCTGACAACACCAACGACTCCACCTTCTCCGGGTTTCTTTTGTATCCCGACATGGGAGAGTTGGAGGAAAGGAGACGTCGCTCTGTTGGAGTTAGTAGACACTGA